Proteins encoded by one window of Erysipelothrix rhusiopathiae:
- the fni gene encoding type 2 isopentenyl-diphosphate Delta-isomerase, whose product MRSKRKDEHVTLALRQNVYQSDFDTIRIIHQSLPNINLSDVDASIQFLGQTMKYPIYINAMTGGSEKTEILNRKLARIARVFGLPMAVGSQHAALDDPSLASSYRVVRDENPSGFIIGNVGANATVEDVKRAIKMIDANALGIHINVAQEIAMDEGDRDFSHWIENITQIVASVDVPVIVKEVGFGMSDKTVAQLYACGVRHVDVSGRGGTNFVWIENERSQGKRYNYLSDWGITTVESLIMTKSYQEKCNIFASGGIQNPLDAMKCLILGAQAVGISGYFLKAAHLESDAMFEEVSMFLEDFKKLMVLVGAKTIKELPNVEYTIHGKEVQ is encoded by the coding sequence ATGAGATCAAAAAGAAAAGACGAACATGTAACACTTGCTCTAAGGCAAAATGTGTATCAATCTGATTTTGATACCATACGGATTATTCACCAAAGTTTACCAAATATAAATTTGAGTGACGTGGATGCGTCCATTCAGTTTTTAGGTCAAACGATGAAGTATCCAATCTATATTAATGCAATGACAGGTGGCAGTGAAAAAACTGAAATTTTAAATCGAAAACTAGCGAGAATTGCTCGTGTTTTTGGATTGCCGATGGCAGTTGGATCGCAGCATGCAGCACTTGATGATCCAAGCTTGGCGTCGTCATACCGAGTTGTCCGCGATGAAAACCCTTCGGGTTTTATTATTGGTAATGTGGGTGCGAATGCTACGGTTGAGGATGTAAAACGCGCAATCAAAATGATTGATGCGAATGCATTAGGGATTCACATTAATGTTGCACAAGAGATAGCTATGGATGAAGGGGATCGCGATTTTTCACATTGGATTGAGAACATTACTCAAATCGTGGCATCGGTTGATGTTCCTGTTATTGTTAAAGAAGTAGGATTTGGTATGAGTGATAAGACTGTTGCGCAGCTTTATGCCTGTGGTGTACGACATGTTGATGTAAGTGGTCGAGGTGGTACCAATTTTGTTTGGATTGAAAATGAACGATCACAAGGTAAACGCTATAATTATTTATCAGATTGGGGTATTACAACCGTAGAGTCGCTTATAATGACGAAGTCGTACCAAGAAAAGTGTAATATTTTCGCATCCGGTGGTATTCAAAACCCACTTGATGCCATGAAGTGTTTAATTCTAGGCGCACAAGCCGTAGGAATTTCAGGATATTTCCTGAAGGCAGCTCATTTAGAATCAGATGCAATGTTTGAAGAAGTCTCCATGTTTCTGGAAGACTTCAAAAAGTTGATGGTTTTAGTAGGTGCCAAAACGATAAAAGAATTACCAAATGTTGAATATACAATTCATGGGAAGGAGGTGCAGTAA
- a CDS encoding ABC transporter substrate-binding protein: protein MSQEHQEVHVEENANDKKEKQRLVKNPKENKSVIIGVVAVLLLAVFSTSFFFLNSRCTVDGKTVCYDKDNEYFSIEENASLTVQVENKELGEYLVSTWDETHPQHKDAISYVVQEPLSIDQMAKGLPYDVMVTSQKNAVYFLDQLVNLGNGLDTVVGSRIPVQLQDSINLKGYYFVQNSIEGGLFVYNKTLLEEAGFDLKDSDDSGLPDVFETWDQIYKASDKILKKTDMVFPLSFKDQESFYPFLTSGRWTLNFTKKGSDPGFETQEFRDGLVFIEAMSTHKMDKTLPKDVKAEDLPWQLDAAFYERRSAFSLITDFEMADKYEMSTKDEYVYAPYPEYMKHRMSPMGEVDGYIARKETKYPSAAAEVIRILRSGEGVSTYKSSVGKTPIYHRIHLDELTITDKKLIEKMRAYNFHDTPPVMALDNNPTKLARSLYKEVDFMPILRDLYDHKLTVDEAQSEIVSLANKWIEENDLTEDEKKALEAKKAEDEKKALEAKKEESKNDASSENEEKKDN, encoded by the coding sequence ATGAGTCAAGAACATCAAGAAGTGCACGTTGAGGAAAATGCAAACGACAAGAAAGAAAAACAACGATTGGTTAAAAATCCTAAAGAGAATAAGAGTGTTATTATTGGCGTTGTCGCAGTCTTGTTACTTGCAGTTTTTTCAACCTCATTCTTTTTCTTAAACAGCCGTTGCACTGTTGATGGGAAAACGGTGTGTTACGATAAAGATAACGAGTATTTCAGTATTGAAGAAAATGCATCACTCACCGTACAAGTTGAAAATAAAGAGCTTGGGGAATACTTAGTTTCCACATGGGATGAAACGCATCCGCAACATAAAGATGCGATTAGTTATGTTGTCCAAGAACCATTAAGTATTGATCAAATGGCTAAAGGACTCCCTTACGATGTAATGGTAACCTCGCAGAAAAATGCTGTTTACTTTTTAGATCAATTGGTTAATTTAGGCAATGGTCTTGATACGGTCGTTGGAAGTAGAATTCCAGTCCAACTTCAAGATTCAATAAATCTCAAAGGATACTATTTTGTTCAAAATAGTATCGAGGGGGGCCTCTTTGTTTATAATAAAACACTTTTAGAAGAAGCGGGATTTGATTTAAAAGATTCAGATGATTCTGGATTACCAGATGTTTTTGAAACATGGGATCAAATTTATAAAGCTTCCGATAAAATTCTTAAAAAGACCGATATGGTATTTCCATTATCCTTTAAAGACCAAGAATCCTTTTATCCTTTCTTAACCAGTGGTCGATGGACGTTGAATTTCACGAAAAAAGGATCGGACCCAGGCTTTGAAACCCAAGAATTTAGAGATGGGCTCGTCTTTATTGAAGCGATGAGTACCCACAAAATGGATAAAACATTACCAAAAGATGTGAAGGCAGAAGACCTTCCATGGCAATTGGATGCAGCGTTTTACGAACGACGCTCAGCCTTTAGCCTTATTACTGATTTTGAAATGGCCGATAAATACGAGATGAGTACTAAGGACGAATATGTGTATGCACCTTATCCAGAGTATATGAAGCACCGGATGTCTCCGATGGGTGAGGTTGATGGTTATATCGCACGTAAAGAAACTAAATACCCATCTGCTGCCGCAGAAGTAATTCGAATCTTGCGTAGCGGAGAAGGGGTATCAACTTACAAGAGTTCTGTGGGTAAAACGCCGATTTATCATCGTATTCACCTTGATGAGCTTACAATTACCGATAAGAAACTCATTGAAAAAATGAGAGCGTATAATTTCCATGATACGCCACCAGTGATGGCATTGGATAATAATCCAACCAAATTAGCACGTAGTCTTTATAAAGAAGTTGATTTCATGCCGATATTAAGAGATCTTTATGATCATAAACTAACGGTTGATGAAGCTCAGTCCGAAATTGTTTCACTTGCAAACAAATGGATTGAGGAGAATGATTTAACTGAAGATGAGAAAAAAGCATTAGAAGCCAAAAAAGCTGAAGATGAGAAAAAGGCACTTGAAGCAAAAAAAGAAGAATCAAAGAATGATGCTTCTTCCGAAAACGAAGAAAAGAAAGACAATTAA